In Macadamia integrifolia cultivar HAES 741 chromosome 12, SCU_Mint_v3, whole genome shotgun sequence, the following are encoded in one genomic region:
- the LOC122057464 gene encoding probable NAD(P)H dehydrogenase (quinone) FQR1-like 3 isoform X3 — protein MEKVPETLPERVLEKMKAPPKAEDVPVISPEQLVEADGFLFGFPSRFGMMAAQFQAFFDGTHELGDSQALAGKPAGIFWSTGFHGGGQENTALTAMTQLAHLGIIFVPLGYTFGSGMFEMNEWKGGSPYGAGTYAGDGSRQPTELELQQAFYQGKYVAEIAKKLKDNTPIV, from the exons ATGGAGAAGGTGCCTGAGACACTTCCGGAGCGggtattggagaagatgaaggcaCCACCAAAAGCAGAGGATGTGCCTGTAATAAGTCCCGAACAACTTGTGGAAGCCGATGGTTTTCTCTTTGGATTTCCATCTCGTTTTGGGATGATGGCGGCCCAGTTCCAAGCTTTCTTTGATGGCACCCATGAGCTCGGGGATTCTCAGGCGCTCGCTGGTAAACCTGCTGGTATCTTCTGGAGCACCGGTTTCCATGGAGGGGGCCAGGAGAATACTGC ATTAACAGCAATGACACAGTTAGCACATCTTGGCATAATTTTTGTCCCTCTCGGGTACACTTTTGGAAGTGGCATGTTTGAGATGAATGAATGGAAGGGTGGCTCTCCATATGGTGCTGGAACTTATGCAGGAGATGGTTCTCGACAACCCACGGAACTAGAGCTCCAACAAGCATTTTACCAGGGTAAGTATGTTGCTGAAATAGCAAAAAAGCTCAAAGACAATACCCCTATTGTGTGA